Proteins from one Nilaparvata lugens isolate BPH chromosome 10, ASM1435652v1, whole genome shotgun sequence genomic window:
- the LOC111064199 gene encoding odorant receptor 23a-like isoform X2 produces the protein MVLSETTAKSWEIIFRAIDKSGGRFILAAALVVCPYQPWLTLNVLLIFSLFTSMLFFLYVGAVSMYYAKDDLITFVEIAHAYSFILAFLILLFNHYAFNLRATQDIFKAIGTGTFEYKTKYCEEEDEKLRGTMKFYHTIFQNGFRVIILLAFILLAILAPFLIIYFGGADRQRIKEINYNLPVPLWMPFDMDTNLGFFCGYFLVMAEVALVGLYLAAAIPFIVFVAFEVNTQYLILMRSILSLEHRALEKYTGYSQMKNPQIDLLRDDPIYVRCLHDSLKENILHHLEILRLFNLYQELTSTLFGVIIGVSMIILASLSIVLTKTDLFSFETFKFAFIFIVELIIVFGYCLMGTFLTNGSQEIPSALYNCPWVNFNEGQRRTMKIFQFNSSISIELRGSGLFLIDLQLFVQIVQTTYSIFNIFSSMES, from the exons AT GGTATTGTCAGAGACCACAGCCAAAAGTtgggaaataatttttagagCAATCGATAAGTCAGGAGGGAGATTCATCCTAGCAGCTGCTCTGGTAGTGTGTCCTTACCAGCCATGGCTAACATTGAATGTGCTTTTGATATTCTCACTATTCACATCAATGCTATTCTTTCTGTACGTGGGTGCAGTCAGCATGTATTACGCAAAAGACGATCTGATTACATTTGTCGAAATTGCGCATGCGTATTCATTTAtattagcatttttgatactaCTTTTCAACCATTATGCATTTAATTTAAGAGCAACCCAGGACATTTTCAAAGCAATCGGTACTGGGACATTTGAATACAAAACTAAATACTGcgaagaagaggatgaaaaaTTGAGGGGAACTATGAAATTCTACCATACTATTTTTCAGAATGGTTTCAGAGTAATCATTTTGTTAGCTTTTATTCTTCTGGCTATTCTAGCGCCGTTCTTGATAATATACTTTGGCGGAGCAGACAGACAAAGGATAAAAGAAATCAATTACAACTTACCGGTGCCGCTTTGGATGCCTTTCGATATGGACACAAACTTGGGCTTTTTTTGTGGCTACTTTCTAGTAATGGCTGAGGTGGCTCTAGTAGGTCTTTATTTGGCGGCAGCTATTCCGTTCATAGTTTTTGTGGCTTTCGAGGTGAACACTCAGTACCTGATACTTATGAGATCCATTTTGAGCTTGGAACACCGTGCCCTGGAGAAGTACACTGGATACAGCCAGATGAAAAATCCTCAAATCGATCTGCTGAGAGATGATCCGATTTATGTGAGATGTCTTCACGATAGCCTCAAAGAAAATatacttcatcatcttgaaatttTAAG GCTTTTCAATCTCTATCAAGAACTCACTTCCACGCTTTTTGGAGTTATCATTGGAGTCAGCATGATAATCCTTGCGTCTTTGTCCATTGTGCTTACAAAG ACAGacttattttcatttgaaaccTTCAAATTCGCGTTCATCTTTATCGTGGAGCTTATAATTGTATTTGGTTATTGTCTGATGGGAACATTTCTGACAAATGGA AGTCAAGAGATTCCAAGTGCATTATATAACTGTCCTTGGGTGAATTTTAATGAAGGTCAGAGgagaactatgaaaatattccaattcaattcatcaaTAAGTATTGAGCTGAGAGGAAGTGGACTGTTTTTGATAGATCTTCAGTTGTTTGTACAG ataGTACAGACGACATATtcgattttcaatattttttcgtCAATGGAAAGCTAA
- the LOC111064199 gene encoding odorant receptor 23a-like isoform X1, producing MLSSVCRVLSETTAKSWEIIFRAIDKSGGRFILAAALVVCPYQPWLTLNVLLIFSLFTSMLFFLYVGAVSMYYAKDDLITFVEIAHAYSFILAFLILLFNHYAFNLRATQDIFKAIGTGTFEYKTKYCEEEDEKLRGTMKFYHTIFQNGFRVIILLAFILLAILAPFLIIYFGGADRQRIKEINYNLPVPLWMPFDMDTNLGFFCGYFLVMAEVALVGLYLAAAIPFIVFVAFEVNTQYLILMRSILSLEHRALEKYTGYSQMKNPQIDLLRDDPIYVRCLHDSLKENILHHLEILRLFNLYQELTSTLFGVIIGVSMIILASLSIVLTKTDLFSFETFKFAFIFIVELIIVFGYCLMGTFLTNGSQEIPSALYNCPWVNFNEGQRRTMKIFQFNSSISIELRGSGLFLIDLQLFVQIVQTTYSIFNIFSSMES from the exons ATGCTTTCTTCTGTTTGCAGGGTATTGTCAGAGACCACAGCCAAAAGTtgggaaataatttttagagCAATCGATAAGTCAGGAGGGAGATTCATCCTAGCAGCTGCTCTGGTAGTGTGTCCTTACCAGCCATGGCTAACATTGAATGTGCTTTTGATATTCTCACTATTCACATCAATGCTATTCTTTCTGTACGTGGGTGCAGTCAGCATGTATTACGCAAAAGACGATCTGATTACATTTGTCGAAATTGCGCATGCGTATTCATTTAtattagcatttttgatactaCTTTTCAACCATTATGCATTTAATTTAAGAGCAACCCAGGACATTTTCAAAGCAATCGGTACTGGGACATTTGAATACAAAACTAAATACTGcgaagaagaggatgaaaaaTTGAGGGGAACTATGAAATTCTACCATACTATTTTTCAGAATGGTTTCAGAGTAATCATTTTGTTAGCTTTTATTCTTCTGGCTATTCTAGCGCCGTTCTTGATAATATACTTTGGCGGAGCAGACAGACAAAGGATAAAAGAAATCAATTACAACTTACCGGTGCCGCTTTGGATGCCTTTCGATATGGACACAAACTTGGGCTTTTTTTGTGGCTACTTTCTAGTAATGGCTGAGGTGGCTCTAGTAGGTCTTTATTTGGCGGCAGCTATTCCGTTCATAGTTTTTGTGGCTTTCGAGGTGAACACTCAGTACCTGATACTTATGAGATCCATTTTGAGCTTGGAACACCGTGCCCTGGAGAAGTACACTGGATACAGCCAGATGAAAAATCCTCAAATCGATCTGCTGAGAGATGATCCGATTTATGTGAGATGTCTTCACGATAGCCTCAAAGAAAATatacttcatcatcttgaaatttTAAG GCTTTTCAATCTCTATCAAGAACTCACTTCCACGCTTTTTGGAGTTATCATTGGAGTCAGCATGATAATCCTTGCGTCTTTGTCCATTGTGCTTACAAAG ACAGacttattttcatttgaaaccTTCAAATTCGCGTTCATCTTTATCGTGGAGCTTATAATTGTATTTGGTTATTGTCTGATGGGAACATTTCTGACAAATGGA AGTCAAGAGATTCCAAGTGCATTATATAACTGTCCTTGGGTGAATTTTAATGAAGGTCAGAGgagaactatgaaaatattccaattcaattcatcaaTAAGTATTGAGCTGAGAGGAAGTGGACTGTTTTTGATAGATCTTCAGTTGTTTGTACAG ataGTACAGACGACATATtcgattttcaatattttttcgtCAATGGAAAGCTAA